TTAATTTTATTTTTCAGAAAAACGTTAGCCAGTTTGGCCGACAGGACGCCTACAGCCGTGTCGAGGACGAACGCCACAAGCCCCATGCCCATGATGAACAGAGTCTGAGGGCGCAGGAATTTGTCCCCTGTCATGGTCGCCGCGATGGCAAGGCCCAGCAGAATCGTCGTGATGTTGGTCAGCTCGTTCTCGGCCCCTCTGGCGAGACGATCCACGACGCCGCTTTCCCGCAGGAGATTGCCGAACATCAGAAACCCGATGAGCGTCGCCGATGCAGGCGCCAACAAGCTCACGATGATCGTCACACAGATGGGAAAAAGAATTTTCGCCCTCTTGGAAACGCTGCGGCTTTCGACCCGGGGCATGGTTATTTGGCGCTCCTGTTTTGTGGTCAGCAGGCGAATCACCGGCGGCTGAATCACCGGCACAAGCGCCATGTACGAGTACGCCGCCACCGAAATAGGCCCCAGCAGGTGAGGCGCGAAACGGCTGGACACGTAAATCGACGTCGGGCCGTCCGCCGCGCCAATAATGCCGATCGCCCCAGCCTCTTTAAGGTCAAACCCCATCCAAAGGGCCAGCCCCATGGTGAGAAAAATCCCCGCCTGAGCGGTCAATCCAAAAAGCGCCATCCCGGGCCTCTCGAGCACCGGCGAAAAATCCATCATCGCTCCCACGCCGATAAAGACGAGCAGCGGAAACAGCTCCGTCGCGATGCCGGTCTGAAACAGCAGCTCCACCGCGCCGTGAAAGACCTGACCGCCGACCATTTGATCCAGCGCCGATGAAAAGGGGATATTGACGAGAATTGCGCCAAACCCCATCGGCAGCAGCAGAGCCGGCTCGTAATCCTTTGCCACGGCCAGATAAATTAACACGAGCCCGATAAAAATCATCCCAGCTTGCTGCCAGCTGAGCGCCGTTATCCCTTGCAATAATGCTTCCATTCTCTCTCAATCCTCTCAATGAGCATTGGCTCCACTTTATCTAATCGTCGAACGGCCTGCAACAGCAAGTCTTCCGTTCTTCCTGCCCTCTTAAAAAACAACCCTTACCTTAAAGCCGGCCGTCTGTTATCATTTGGCCACTATCCTTCTGTCATTGAATGACAGAATTATTATGGATGTGTTCTTTATGAAGGCATTTCGTTCCCTCGTCGCGGCGGCTTTAATCAGCGTCAGCCTTTCGGCTGCAGCCTTTGCTGAACCTGAGTTTTCAGTCAACGGAGGCGCAGTCTGGTTCAGTGAAAACGTCTCAGCTGAAATGATCCAGCAGGCAAAAGACAAACTGGCGGCAGAAAAAACCCCTATTGAAGAATGCTCGTTGAGACTTGACCACGTGAACCAGGAAGCGTTCGCCGCCATCGTCAAGGCATTCAGCGATTTCCGCGTGGTGTCCATTTGGTGTCCGGACGTCACCGACCTGCCTCCTCTGTCCGCCATGTCCAACTTGGCAAGCCTCACGATTGAGAGCGCCGGCAGCGTAAAGAACCTTGATTTTGTCGCTCCTATGTCCCATCTGGCCTTTCTTGCTATTTTCGGCCTTCCCGCAGACCTAAAGAGCTTTGAACCCCTTGCTGGGAAAGAATCGCTGGAAGTCCTCACCATCGCCATGGGAGAGGACCTCCCCGAAGGCGCGGTCCTGCCCGACTTGACCCCGCTGGCCAGTTGCCCCAGCCTGTCGCAGCTCTGTCTCCAAAACTGTGACGGAGACTTAGCCCCTCTGGCGTCTTGCCAGGCCCTTCAGTCGCTGGATTTGGAAGGCAGTAAATTCAAAGACCTGTCCGCTTTGGCCGGCTGTTCATCCCTCATCAAAATCTCGGCTTGCAAGATGCCTTCGCTTGATATAACGACGCTCGGCAAGATTCCTTCCCTGCAGTTCATTGAGGTCGGTAGGGCAGGAAACATCACCGATCTGAACTGGCTGGCCGGTCTGACCAACCTGAAAGGCTTCACCCTGAGCGAAGAAAAAATCGCCGACTTCAGCCCCTTGGCCGCTAAGCCGGACCTAACCATGCTCTCGCTGCACTCCGTGAA
This is a stretch of genomic DNA from Jonquetella anthropi DSM 22815. It encodes these proteins:
- a CDS encoding sodium ion-translocating decarboxylase subunit beta, yielding MEALLQGITALSWQQAGMIFIGLVLIYLAVAKDYEPALLLPMGFGAILVNIPFSSALDQMVGGQVFHGAVELLFQTGIATELFPLLVFIGVGAMMDFSPVLERPGMALFGLTAQAGIFLTMGLALWMGFDLKEAGAIGIIGAADGPTSIYVSSRFAPHLLGPISVAAYSYMALVPVIQPPVIRLLTTKQERQITMPRVESRSVSKRAKILFPICVTIIVSLLAPASATLIGFLMFGNLLRESGVVDRLARGAENELTNITTILLGLAIAATMTGDKFLRPQTLFIMGMGLVAFVLDTAVGVLSAKLANVFLKNKINPMIGAAGISAFPMASRIVQKMGAQEKPGNFLLMQAAGANVAGQIGSVVAGGLLLAFLS
- a CDS encoding leucine-rich repeat domain-containing protein; amino-acid sequence: MKAFRSLVAAALISVSLSAAAFAEPEFSVNGGAVWFSENVSAEMIQQAKDKLAAEKTPIEECSLRLDHVNQEAFAAIVKAFSDFRVVSIWCPDVTDLPPLSAMSNLASLTIESAGSVKNLDFVAPMSHLAFLAIFGLPADLKSFEPLAGKESLEVLTIAMGEDLPEGAVLPDLTPLASCPSLSQLCLQNCDGDLAPLASCQALQSLDLEGSKFKDLSALAGCSSLIKISACKMPSLDITTLGKIPSLQFIEVGRAGNITDLNWLAGLTNLKGFTLSEEKIADFSPLAAKPDLTMLSLHSVNIPDSSFLAQLKNLSSLELSDINAQSEPFDLAPLAGLDKLSSISLSSLKVKNADVLLKLPALSVLFRSEADGVSDDLVNQLKEKGVESF